The following coding sequences are from one Solea solea chromosome 11, fSolSol10.1, whole genome shotgun sequence window:
- the pkig gene encoding cAMP-dependent protein kinase inhibitor gamma, translated as MMDVETSYSDFINCDRTGRRNAVPDIVGQGAAAGSTSELTKDLAEMDLKAADGEPGASPAPEAEGSTSQDAQGSGGPS; from the exons ATGATGGACGTGGAGACGTCGTACTCGGACTTCATCAACTGTGATCGCACAGGCCGCAGGAACGCAGTACCTGACATCGTGGGGCAGGGGGCAGCAGCGGGCAGTACCAGTGAACTCACCAAAGACCTGGCGGAGATGGACCTGAAGGCTGCAG ATGGAGAGCCGGGGGCCTCCCCAGCCCCTGAGGCAGAGGGCTCCACCAGCCAAGATGCCCAGGGAAGTGGAGGCCCATCCTAA